The following nucleotide sequence is from Pagrus major chromosome 16, Pma_NU_1.0.
ACAGGTGTTTGGAAGGAGTCtgctttattggccaagtatgtgcacacatacaaggaatttgatTCCAGTTTGCATTGCTCCATGTATGTAAGTGAACAAATATGTTAAtggtaaacataaaaaaaaagtaaagaatgGTACAATGCAGTACTGTAGGATGTGAATTGAGGATTACAAAAAATATGGCCAACACTATACATCCCAGTAATGTCAGTTTTAGGCATGGTCattgaaatgtgtaaatatatgtaacaTGGTGACTACATCTCTTTTAGGTGCATTTGATGATGAGGATATCATCCACGTGGAGGGTAACGTTGACCCTGTGAGGGACATTGAGATCATCCATGAGGAGCTGCGACTAAAGGACGAGGAAATGATTGCTCCAATCCTTGACAAACTGGAGAAAACCGCCGTCAGAGGAAGTGACAAAAAACTCAAGCCCGAATATGTAAGTGAAGTGTTTTGGTTTATGTGCTATGCAGCtgttcccttttttatttttgtgtcattattttgggGGCTAAATGATCTGTATACATGATATGTAACCTGCTGCTTCTGGCTTCAGGACATCATGTTGAAAGTAAAGAACTGGATCGTGGATGAGAAGAAACACATTCGATTTTGCAGCGACTGGAACGACAAAGAGGTAATGATGTATGTTCATGTGTTAGGATAGTATGTCTGTAAGTATTTGTTGTAATATTTCCAAACAAATGCATTACAGGGCTGCTGTATGGATCAGTTGAAAGATGCAATTTAGTCTCAGTGTAGTGGATTAATAGTTTCTGTCTTGTATAAAAACTTGGTCATCTCAATCAAGTATaagtgtttgtcttgttttttgcctttttgacAAATTTCTgccattttcagtatttttcttcTAATGCTCCAATTTAAAATTCACATAAATCAGAATCAGTattcctttattgtcccacaacggggaaatttgtttgccacagcagccaaaggacagaatattacaaagaaaaacaataacaatagccaaaaatgaacaatataaatgaaaaaggtaaaaaatagaatagacttgtatatacatataaacatgatattgtacaaaattaacagtagtgaatttttatttacaatataaataataaatatggttgttgagaaaaaaaaccccagtgATTGGtgtaattatgctttttctGTGGTTTCTATTTGTTTTCCTGATCGACAGAGTACTGTAATTGGACTCTCTGGAACAGCATGCCTATTATCTTATCAGCAGGGTGTCACCGCAGAAATTCACTGAACTGAGAACTAAACATGTTTTGtaaactttttaattttctccaCAGATTGAGGTGTTGAACAAATACCTGTTCCTGACGTCCAAGCCCATGATCTACCTGGTTAATCTCTCAGAGAAGGATTACATCAGAAAAAAGAACAAGTGGTAAGATTGCTTGTAGTGTATGTGCACGTCccatacatattttatttaagtatGTAGCTGCTGTCAGACATTCAGAATGATTAACCCTGCTGCCTGTTCCTCTCAGGTTGGCGAAAATCAAGGAGTGGGTAGATGCTCACGATCCTGGTGCGATGGTGATTCCTGTGAGTGGATGTGTCGAGGCTAAATTGTTtgacatggaggaggaggagagggctaAGTACTGCGAGGAACAAAAGACACAGAGGTGGGacataaacacaacatgtaGCATTAATATGGTGAATCGGTTCTTGGAACTGCTCCATCATGgctcctctgtgtgtttccagTGTTCTGACCAAAATAATAAAGACTGGCTATGCAGCGCTACAGCTGGAATACTTCTTCACCGCAGGACCAGATGAGGTGCGAGCTTGGACCATTAGGGTAAGTGCTGTGATTATGAAAAGTTCTTTATTACCTTATGTTCTTGAGCATTAACTGTTGATAGATCCCTAAGAGGTTTTTCTGTCACAGACTAATAACGCACCTGTTCACACTGAATCATAATCACACAGAGTTATACGTCCGAGAAATGAGcctaaatttgtatttttggattTGAAGAGCATTTTTGTGATTGCTCATACATTAGCTCTCAGTATTTTGCAAAGTGTTTGCAGCATTTCTGGATTTAAATTTTTCTCAGCTTGctgaaacatctgaaatgtGGGTGGGAACACAGAAGTCTGGAAAAGGACCGGaattttttgtgcatttaagGCTTTATGTGCTTGATATTTGAGTTGGAAGTGcatttctctcccttttttacTTATTcacagtacatttttaatttgtatgtttttactCTTTCACATTTTGTCCTAAGGGGCCACAGTAAAAGGCTTCATTCATTATAGTTGCTTCCAAATTCAGTGAAACTGAGATgcagcatgttttcttttcttttcaatcaTGTTGTTGGCTCAGAATATTGTGTTAGTGTTTGATAATGTTCTTTAAGGTGGCAGTGTGTTAATTTATTATTAGTCATGTTGTTGaatttttctgttctttttgcTCCAACAGAAAGGTAGCAAGGCTCCTCAGGCTGCAGGAAAGATCCACACTGACTTTGAGAAAGGCTTCATCATGGCCGAGGTGATGAAGTACGTTGACTTCAAAGAGGAGGGCAGCGAAAACGCAGtcaaggtgtgtgtttgtataccGACTAATTATAAGCTTGAACTGGCACAGTGTTGAATCTCTGCCAGCAACTACGTTGACACATGTCCGCTCTCTCCTTCACAGTCTGCTGGGAAATACAGGCAACAGGGCAGGAACTACGTCGTGGAGGATGGAGACATTATCTTTTTCAAATTCAACACACCCAACGCACCTAAAAAGAAACCATGAGACCACACAGTCACCAGAGGAAGAATTCATAATACAGCTTAGCTTGGCCTCAAAGAGCTACACTGTCTGCTGGTTTTCATACTTGTCTCTTGAATTCAGAGGATCAATTCATGGCCTCCCAGGTCTGGACCAGAATCTGTTAAAATCATTCAATATAATAATGTTTCCATACATGAATAGCAATCATTCCTACCTGTAATATTTTGAGCAAATTGTAATTTGCATCACAGAACCAGTCAGACACTTTTGAAAGCCCTGTGTTCTTGCTTTCATGGTttcaaggaagaaaaaaagtataattgaactgagaaataataataaattctgATTTTACTGGAAATTGCCAGAACACAAACTGCATATTATTTTCCACTTGATGCTGATGTAGCGCTTTAATATAGATGCATCATAAGAATTTCACCAAAACACCCTAAACACACCAAAAATACGTTTCATTTTGGGTTTTAATCTCCTGCCTGTGTCCATAAAAGTTATTTGAGGTTTTAATGTGATGAAACTGCAGTGGTTTGCTCTCTGTAATGTCTGACTCATCCTGTGTGAGTCCTGCAGAGATTTGAGTCTgcttatttgaattttttatttctcacatgATAATGACACGCCTTAATTAGTGCTTCATTACTGGCAGGTGTGCTTAATCTGTAAAGCATCTCTTAACACATGTAAACAGTGCTGAACTGAGTGAGGGTGATAAACAGCATGTGTTATGAGTTAATCAGCAGTGATTAAATGAGTGTAGGTCTTATTTTCTCAGTTCTTTTATGCCTTTCCTTTAATTGCACTTCCTTATTTTTTATGCTTCTCAGAATAAACGCATAATACCTGAGATTTATTCAATAATGCTCTAATATGCGGTGTCTAAAAACATTTGATTAGTACCGTGTTCACTTgtaagagaaaatgaaagcCATCACACTCTGTTATGCTTCAGGCCAGGACTGTGCTGTATTCTGAGGAGgataataatattttaagaGCAAAGCAGACATCCCTGACGGTGCCTGAATGTTGTACACACTGCTTTTATTTACTTAGTTTGGGCTggtaaacacaaaaaaacaacagacttTTCACATTATGAACTACGCTCTGTGGATCATCTGGGCTGTACAGTTTGCTTCACCTTTCCTCGCTGCCTCCGCGGTGTGGATGTGTATATTTTCAAGAGTATAAAACAGATCCCCTCACTAAACCCCTTGCCAAATTGTGGACTACGATAAAAATCCTGTGAACCTAAGGGagcaaaaatacaataaatgtcATCTTCATCAATATGCATGTATCAATAAAAGAGACAAACCTGTTGTTGCcttgtgtgtttctacttttTACTCTTCTAAGCTCGACTGTGCCA
It contains:
- the LOC141010585 gene encoding obg-like ATPase 1 codes for the protein MPPKKTEAPKQPPLIGRFGTSLKIGIVGLPNVGKSTFFNVLTKSQAAAENFPFCTIDPNESRVPVPDERYDFLCQYHKPASKVPAFLNVVDIAGLVKGAHAGQGLGNAFLSHISACDGIFHMTRAFDDEDIIHVEGNVDPVRDIEIIHEELRLKDEEMIAPILDKLEKTAVRGSDKKLKPEYDIMLKVKNWIVDEKKHIRFCSDWNDKEIEVLNKYLFLTSKPMIYLVNLSEKDYIRKKNKWLAKIKEWVDAHDPGAMVIPVSGCVEAKLFDMEEEERAKYCEEQKTQSVLTKIIKTGYAALQLEYFFTAGPDEVRAWTIRKGSKAPQAAGKIHTDFEKGFIMAEVMKYVDFKEEGSENAVKSAGKYRQQGRNYVVEDGDIIFFKFNTPNAPKKKP